In the Oreochromis aureus strain Israel breed Guangdong linkage group 14, ZZ_aureus, whole genome shotgun sequence genome, one interval contains:
- the gmfg gene encoding glia maturation factor gamma — MSSSLVVCEVDESLKDKLKKFRFRKETSNAAILMKIDMEKQLVILEEEYDDISMDDLRNELPERQPRFIVYSYKYVHDDGRVSYPLCFIFSSPVGCKPEQQMMYAGSKNRLVQTAELTKVFETRNPDDLTEEWLKSHLSFFR; from the exons ATG TCAAGCTCTTTAGTCGTGTGTGAAGTGGATGAAAGTCTGAAAGATAAACTGAAAAAGTTTAGATTTCGAAAAGAGACCAGCAATGCTGCCATACTAA TGAAAATAGACATGGAGAAACAGCTCGTTATTCTTGAGGAGGAATATGAC GACATCTCAATGGATGACTTAAGGAATGAACTTCCAGAGCGGCAGCCCAG ATTCATTGTCTACAGCTACAAATATGTCCATGATGATGGCAGAGTGTCTTACCCGCTGTGTTTCATATTCTCCAGTCCCGTGG ggTGCAAGCCAGAGCAGCAGATGATGTATGCAGGAAGCAAGAATCGACTGGTCCAAACTGCAGAGCTCACAAAG GTGTTTGAAACAAGAAACCCTGACGACTTGACAGAAGAATGGCTGAAGAGCCACCTGTCATTTTTTCGCTGA